The proteins below come from a single Parazoarcus communis genomic window:
- the pgi gene encoding glucose-6-phosphate isomerase translates to MNPTTVLTHPVTPAWQALAAHHADIAEAQLRDLFKDDPQRFERFCLRAAGLTLDYSKNRITTDTVGHLLALARERGLEAARDAMFAGAHINNTEDRAVLHTALRNPTGSRVEVDGEDVMPAVLAVRKRVGDFAEAVRDGKWTGYTGEAVTDVVNIGIGGSDLGPAMACEALAAHGHPRLRMHFVSNVDGDQLARVLAKVVPARTLFIVASKTFTTIETMTNAASARAWFLAGGASEQDIARHFVAVSTNVARVAEFGIAADNMFGFWDWVGGRYSMWSAVGLPVALCVGREGFEAMLDGAHAMDRHFAEAPLEANMPVILALLGVWYRSFFNVGSQCIAPYAQALSRMPAYLQQLEMESNGKSVTRDGQPVASPTCPVVWGEPGTNGQHAFFQLLHQGTDLIPVDFIAPLKASHGLPDHHRLLLANCIAQSKALMVGKTAAEVRAELAASGMDADAVQALVPHRVFPGNRPSNTLLMPELSPRTLGTLIALYEHKVFVQGVIWDVNSFDQWGVELGKQIATRIAGELAGGPAGEHDASTRGLIAMARASAS, encoded by the coding sequence ATGAACCCGACCACCGTACTTACGCATCCCGTCACGCCTGCATGGCAGGCCCTGGCCGCGCATCATGCCGACATTGCCGAAGCCCAACTGCGCGACCTGTTCAAGGACGATCCGCAGCGCTTCGAGCGCTTCTGCCTGCGTGCTGCTGGCCTGACACTCGACTACTCGAAGAACAGGATCACCACGGACACCGTCGGACACCTGCTCGCCCTCGCACGCGAAAGAGGGCTTGAAGCCGCACGCGATGCGATGTTCGCCGGCGCGCACATCAACAACACCGAAGATCGTGCAGTGCTGCACACCGCCCTGCGCAATCCGACCGGCAGCCGGGTCGAGGTCGATGGCGAGGACGTCATGCCCGCGGTGCTGGCGGTGCGCAAACGGGTAGGAGACTTCGCCGAGGCCGTCCGCGACGGAAAATGGACGGGCTACACGGGCGAAGCGGTCACCGACGTGGTCAATATCGGCATCGGCGGCTCCGACCTCGGGCCGGCCATGGCGTGCGAGGCGCTGGCCGCACATGGCCATCCGCGGCTGCGGATGCACTTCGTGTCGAACGTGGATGGAGACCAGCTGGCACGTGTGCTGGCCAAGGTCGTTCCGGCGCGCACGCTGTTCATCGTCGCCTCCAAGACCTTCACCACCATCGAGACCATGACCAACGCGGCCAGTGCGCGGGCGTGGTTCCTCGCCGGCGGCGCCAGCGAGCAGGATATCGCCCGCCACTTCGTTGCGGTATCGACGAACGTCGCCCGGGTGGCTGAATTCGGCATCGCCGCCGACAACATGTTCGGCTTCTGGGACTGGGTGGGCGGGCGCTACTCGATGTGGTCGGCCGTTGGCCTGCCGGTTGCGCTGTGCGTGGGGCGCGAGGGCTTCGAAGCCATGCTTGACGGCGCGCATGCAATGGATCGGCACTTTGCCGAGGCCCCGCTCGAAGCCAACATGCCGGTGATTCTTGCCCTGCTCGGCGTGTGGTATCGCAGCTTCTTCAACGTCGGCAGCCAGTGCATTGCACCCTACGCCCAGGCACTGTCGCGCATGCCGGCCTACCTGCAGCAGCTGGAAATGGAGAGCAACGGCAAGTCGGTGACGCGGGACGGCCAGCCGGTGGCTTCACCCACCTGTCCGGTCGTATGGGGCGAGCCCGGCACCAACGGGCAGCATGCCTTCTTCCAGCTACTGCATCAGGGCACCGACCTCATCCCGGTCGATTTCATCGCGCCGCTCAAGGCCAGCCACGGGCTGCCCGATCACCATCGCCTGCTGCTGGCCAACTGCATCGCCCAGAGCAAGGCGCTGATGGTCGGCAAGACAGCCGCCGAAGTGCGCGCGGAGCTCGCCGCGAGCGGCATGGATGCCGACGCTGTGCAAGCGCTCGTGCCGCACCGCGTCTTTCCCGGCAACCGCCCCAGCAACACCCTGCTCATGCCCGAGCTGTCACCACGCACGCTCGGCACCCTGATCGCGCTCTACGAGCACAAGGTCTTCGTGCAGGGCGTCATCTGGGATGTGAACAGCTTTGACCAGTGGGGCGTCGAGCTCGGCAAGCAGATCGCCACCCGCATCGCCGGCGAGCTGGCAGGAGGCCCGGCGGGCGAACATGACGCTTCCACTCGGGGCCTGATTGCGATGGCACGCGCCAGCGCGTCCTGA
- a CDS encoding acyl-CoA dehydrogenase family protein, whose protein sequence is MDFSFTEEQNMLLETTRRFVSREYGFEARKQITSSETGMSRKTWSSLAEIGLLALLVPEENGGLEAGPVETMLVMSALGEGLVVEPFLTSAVMSTSAIARLGSTVQKEAWLPLLAGGEVIAVFAHEEKAASSDPLRINTTATPAGGGYVISGSKHVIYHAPQADLLLVSAKLPEGQLALFAIPANTPGLRMQAYPTVDGRRAADLHFQQMFVPADTRLCSADANEVIADVLDLGLAALCAEATGSLDKLLAATIEYAGARKQFGVPIGKFQALQHRMADMLIHREQARSMSYLAAIRAGEQAGAERSRALSAAKVVIGQACRFVGQQAVQIHGGMGVTDELDVSHYFKRLFAIEKLFGTTDSHLRRFSAAAS, encoded by the coding sequence ACGCAAGCAGATCACCTCCAGCGAAACCGGCATGAGCCGCAAGACCTGGTCCTCACTGGCCGAGATCGGCTTGCTTGCCCTGCTGGTGCCAGAGGAAAACGGCGGTCTGGAAGCCGGTCCGGTTGAAACCATGCTCGTCATGTCCGCACTGGGCGAAGGCCTGGTGGTAGAGCCCTTCCTGACCAGCGCCGTCATGTCGACCTCAGCCATCGCCCGCCTCGGCAGCACCGTCCAGAAGGAGGCCTGGTTGCCCTTGCTGGCCGGTGGCGAAGTTATTGCAGTGTTTGCACACGAGGAGAAAGCAGCGTCCTCGGATCCCCTCCGGATCAATACCACCGCCACGCCGGCGGGCGGAGGCTATGTCATCTCCGGCAGCAAGCACGTGATCTATCACGCGCCACAGGCAGATCTTCTGCTGGTCAGCGCGAAGCTTCCCGAAGGCCAGCTCGCGCTGTTCGCGATACCTGCAAACACCCCGGGGCTGCGCATGCAGGCCTATCCAACGGTTGACGGCAGGCGCGCCGCCGATCTTCATTTCCAGCAGATGTTCGTCCCTGCCGATACCCGCCTGTGCTCGGCCGATGCAAACGAGGTCATCGCCGACGTGCTCGACCTCGGACTTGCGGCCCTGTGCGCCGAGGCAACCGGCAGCCTCGACAAGCTGCTTGCAGCAACCATCGAGTATGCCGGCGCCCGCAAGCAGTTCGGCGTGCCGATCGGCAAGTTCCAGGCCCTGCAGCATCGCATGGCCGACATGCTGATCCATCGCGAGCAGGCCCGTTCAATGTCCTACCTGGCCGCCATTCGCGCAGGCGAGCAAGCTGGCGCCGAACGCAGCCGTGCGCTGTCCGCGGCAAAGGTGGTAATCGGCCAGGCCTGCCGCTTCGTCGGCCAGCAGGCGGTGCAGATTCATGGCGGCATGGGCGTCACGGACGAGCTCGACGTCAGTCACTACTTCAAGCGCCTGTTTGCGATCGAAAAGCTGTTTGGCACGACGGATAGCCACCTGCGACGCTTCAGCGCAGCGGCCAGCTAA
- a CDS encoding glucokinase, giving the protein MPTSHPDSFPRLVGDIGGTNARFALIHEPACLPQQVETFRCADFASPREVIARYLKDCGGVQPVWAAIGIATPIDGDQVRMTNHDWAFSIEALRRDLGLARLCFLNDFTALALSIPALAPHELRQVGGGRAAKGRAIGVVGPGTGLGVSGLLPSGKGWIPLEGEGGHVTLAASTAHEAELIALLARRYSHVSAERLISGAGLVALHEANAALSGRVAEALDPGEITRRALSGECEHCVTVVNDFCALLGTVAADIALILGARGGLYIGGGIVPRLGAFFDASPFRARFEHKGRFSAYLAEVPTFVIDAPWPALIGAARSLEN; this is encoded by the coding sequence ATGCCCACTTCGCATCCTGACAGCTTTCCACGATTGGTCGGCGACATCGGCGGGACCAATGCCCGCTTCGCGCTTATTCACGAGCCTGCTTGCCTGCCGCAGCAGGTCGAGACGTTTCGCTGTGCCGACTTTGCCAGCCCGCGTGAGGTCATCGCACGCTATCTGAAGGATTGCGGCGGCGTGCAGCCCGTATGGGCGGCAATCGGCATCGCCACCCCGATCGATGGCGACCAGGTACGCATGACGAATCACGACTGGGCGTTTTCGATCGAAGCGCTCCGCCGCGACCTGGGGCTGGCGCGCCTGTGCTTTCTCAACGACTTCACCGCGCTGGCGCTTTCGATCCCGGCGCTTGCACCGCATGAGCTGCGACAGGTCGGCGGTGGTCGGGCGGCAAAGGGGCGGGCGATCGGCGTCGTCGGCCCCGGCACCGGCCTGGGGGTGTCGGGCTTGCTGCCCAGCGGAAAGGGCTGGATTCCGCTTGAGGGCGAAGGCGGACATGTCACCCTCGCGGCCAGCACCGCACATGAGGCTGAACTGATCGCGCTGCTTGCACGCCGCTATTCACATGTTTCGGCCGAACGTCTGATCTCCGGGGCGGGGCTGGTTGCGCTCCATGAGGCGAACGCGGCCCTGAGCGGGAGGGTGGCCGAGGCGCTGGACCCGGGCGAGATCACCCGCCGGGCCCTGAGCGGTGAGTGCGAACACTGTGTCACCGTGGTGAACGACTTCTGTGCACTGCTCGGCACGGTCGCTGCCGACATTGCGCTGATTCTGGGCGCGCGGGGCGGTCTCTACATTGGCGGCGGCATCGTGCCCAGACTCGGCGCGTTTTTCGATGCCTCGCCGTTTCGCGCGCGGTTTGAGCACAAGGGCCGCTTCAGCGCCTACCTCGCGGAGGTTCCGACCTTCGTGATCGATGCGCCGTGGCCTGCACTGATCGGGGCCGCGCGCAGTCTCGAAAACTGA